The following is a genomic window from Pseudomonadota bacterium.
AAGCTCTTCAGCGCCGATGGTACTGCATGGGAGACTATGTGGGAGAGTAGGTCGCCGCCGAATTTATTTTTAATACCTCCATTCCTTTATTGGGATGGAGGTATTTTTTTGCCCAAAACGCGGTGCCCGAGTTTTCTTGCCCATTATACCCCGGCCTGGAATCCATACGGAGATGCCCCGTGGCTCGAAGTCGCACACCGTTTGCTTACTGCTGCGGGGAGCTTCAATATCTTTTTGCCGGTAAGTCCCTGGCGGAGGCAGAACTTTACGTCCCGGGATGCGCAGCTGCGCCAACCATGATCAGCAGGTCATTGACCGAGTCCTTCATCATGTCGGACTGGGCGTTTAATTCTGTGGAGGCTGAGGCTGCTTCTTCGGCTGAGGCTGCATTCTGTTGAGTAATCGCATCAATTTCGGCGAGAGCCTTGTTGATCTGAGTGATCCCCTGGTCCTGCTCGTTGGAAGCTTTCGCGATTTCACTGACGATGTTTTTTATCTTTGCACTGGCTTCAGCGGCAATGTCAAAAGCTTCGCTTGTTTCAGAAGCCTGCCTGGACCCTGTTTGTACTTTCTTAACGGTGTCTTCGATCAGTTGCGAGGTGTTTTTTGCTGCCTGGGCGGCCCGGAGCGCAAGATTGCGAACCTCTTCGGCAACTACTGCAAACCCCGCTCCCGCTTCCCCAGCCCTGGCAGCTTCAACCGCAGCATTTAATGCCAGAAGATTTGTCTGGAATGCTATTTCGTCGATGGTCTTGACAATCTTCTGGGTTTGTCCGCTGGCGGTACTGATTTCATTCATGGATTCTGTGAGGTTCTGCATTGAGCGGTCGGCCTTGGAGAGCACTTCGCTGGCTTCCTGCATCAGGCGGTCTGCTTCATTGGAGTTGGCCGCATTCTGTCTGGTCATGGTGGACATCTGTTCAAGAGACGAGGTTGTTTCTTCCATCGCCGCAGCCTGAGTTGATGCTCCGTCTGCAAGGCTTTGACTGGATGATGAAATTTCCAAAGCGGCCATGTTCACCTGGGAGGATCCGGTTCCGATGATTTGAGAGATATCGGTCAGAGAACGGATGATTCCCCTGGAGATGAAAAACGCAAGCAGAATTCCTGCAACAACGATGAGCAGCCCGATCGATAATGCGAACAGCCTGGTTTTTTTTGCTGCATCAAGCATGATCACATCTGTCATGACGTGTTTTTTTAATTCATCACGGAGAGTGTTCAATTTTTTCTGGACTTCTATTAAGGCCGGCATTGTCTGGGTGGCATATATTCTGTTTGCTTCAATGGCGCCTGCCATTTCATTTTCCACTTCGGCCTGCAGTTCAATCAGAAGGTCGATAAGGGTGTCGATCTTCGGGGAGGTGTCGTTTTTGAAGAGACTGATGGCACTGTCGATAGTATCTTTTGCCATGAGGTCATTCACCAGAATCGCAGAAGCGTACATCTCCTTTTGGGCCTGACCCAAAGCATTGATGGTCTTTTTCAGATTATCACTGCCATTTTTCAGGGCGAGTTGTGCGCTCTCCGAAACCAGCCATTTGCCGAGAATTGAATGATCCGGATCAAGGCGGACCCCCAGCTTCGTTTTTCTGTTTAGAAGAGAATCCCTAACCCTCGAAGACCATTCGAGATTTGCCGCATTGATATCTGTTACCTGTTCAAGGAGTTTTTTGCTGACTGGTTTGTAAGCCTCTTTTATGGCGATCGCGGAAAGATGCAGCTCGTGGTGCGGTTTTTCTATCTCTTTAAGCAGGGTGGACAGTTCAGGAACAAAGGTCTCGGTGTTTTTTCTCCCTTCCCCGAAAAGCCATTTGCCGAAAGCGCAGAGGTGGTCGTCGGTCTCGACCTGAAGCTCGGTTACATTTTCATCTGTGAGCAGGGCGTTCACTTTTGCGACCCAGTTCAAATGATCAACCTCTTTCTGGGCCAGGTTGCCGTCCAGCATGTTGCCGGTAATGACCTGGCTGGCATTTCTGACGATTCTGCCAATACCGAATTCGTTGAAAACAACCATTATCACGAGAAGTGTCAGGATGGTCCCGAAACCGTAGCTGATCTTTCGGCCGATTGTTAAGTTGCGCATGAAATCTCCTCTTGGCAATAAAAGGATGGTTGATGCAGGGGTGGTTCTGTTCGCTGACTCGCTCCAGTTATTTGATTACATTATCTATTTATTGATGGAGAAGAGTCAAATTGTTTAAAAATATTGCCTTCAGTGAAGTGTGGCCCGCCATTTCTGACGGGCCAGGTTCATTATGGAGGGGAGAGAAAGAGAGCTTGAGGCTCACTGAATCTCGATATGGGTAGCTTTTTCTTTGCCGGTTACAATCTTGGTCATCGTGACGGTAAGGACGCCGTCTTTAAAAGTTGCTTTAACCTTTTTCGTATCAACTTCCACCGGCAATCTCACACTCCGTTGGAAAGATCCGAAATGGCGTTCCACTCTGTGGAAATGACGCCCTTTTTCTTCTTCCTCATGTTTCTTTTCACCTTTGATGACAAGGAAATCATTGTCAAGGGTGATGTCGACGTCTTTCCTCTCCAGACCGGGGAGTTCAGCTTTCACCTCAAGCGTCTTGTCCGTTTCGGTAATATCCAGCCGCGGGGCAAAATCAAACTCTCCTGCGGTGGTAATATCCCGGAAGGGAAGGTCGTGCCAGAAATGCCTGGCCAGATGTTCAACTTCTTTAAAAGGGTCAAGATAATGAGATTTTCTGAAAGGAACCAGATCCAACATGTCTATCACCTCCTTCATGAGAGTAATTTCATCAAAATCAGTCTTTGTTCTCCTGTTGAAAATTTAATTACTGATCAGGCAAAATCAAGGTGCTGAAAGTTTGTGTATTAATGGCTCAGGGGTTTTTTTTTCTGAAATAACGAGGAATACAATTCCTGTGGTGGGTGTCGGTGATCAGGGGGATTCCTGGCATGATCCCGCAGAACAGCCGCAGCCGGAATTCTTGTGAACGGTGGGAGAGCCGTGGAATCGCCTGTTGACCAGTTTGCAGAATGGTTTGATGGACAGAGCGATCAGGACAATGGCGCCGGCAAGCTGAAGTTCATAGGGGATGATCTCGGCGGCTTGTCCGGTAATTGCAGTAACGGAAATGCCGGTCATGTCATAAATCATGTCCAAGGTCAGACCGCTGACAACACTGCTTGCGGAAATGACTGCCAGATATCGGATTGTCGACAGCTTGCCCAGAAGCCCGGTCATGACCGAGAGTGAGGCCATGTTGGTTGCCGGGCCGACCAGGAGAAAAACAAGTGCGGCGCCAGGACTCACGCCTTTCATTATCAGGGCCGCGGCAATCGGGGTGGATGCTGAGGCACAGATATAGAGTGGTATCCCTGCCGCCAGCATGATCAGCATGGTGGTGAGTCCTCCCCCCAGATAAGAGGAGATCAACTCGTCCGGAACCAGAACCGTAATCAGGCCGCTTAACAAAAGGCCGAAGAAAAACCATACGGCGATGTCTCCCCAAAGTTCTGTAAAAGCATACCGGAAACCGGAGAGTATTTTCCGGAAGAATACCGGCTGTTCTGATCCGGTCTCGGCGGAGCATTT
Proteins encoded in this region:
- a CDS encoding SO_0444 family Cu/Zn efflux transporter, coding for MEFVISVALESWHLLLDASVYILLGIVIGGVLKLFLSPELIARHLGTGRFLPVLKAALFGIPIPLCSCGVLPAAAALKKQGASNGATIAFLVSTPESGIDSISVSYALLDPLMTVARPVAALISAIAAGFTENLFQRSEQPIATGNPDQTAKCCASEKCSAETGSEQPVFFRKILSGFRYAFTELWGDIAVWFFFGLLLSGLITVLVPDELISSYLGGGLTTMLIMLAAGIPLYICASASTPIAAALIMKGVSPGAALVFLLVGPATNMASLSVMTGLLGKLSTIRYLAVISASSVVSGLTLDMIYDMTGISVTAITGQAAEIIPYELQLAGAIVLIALSIKPFCKLVNRRFHGSPTVHKNSGCGCSAGSCQESP
- a CDS encoding Hsp20/alpha crystallin family protein, with protein sequence MLDLVPFRKSHYLDPFKEVEHLARHFWHDLPFRDITTAGEFDFAPRLDITETDKTLEVKAELPGLERKDVDITLDNDFLVIKGEKKHEEEEKGRHFHRVERHFGSFQRSVRLPVEVDTKKVKATFKDGVLTVTMTKIVTGKEKATHIEIQ
- a CDS encoding CZB domain-containing protein, yielding MRNLTIGRKISYGFGTILTLLVIMVVFNEFGIGRIVRNASQVITGNMLDGNLAQKEVDHLNWVAKVNALLTDENVTELQVETDDHLCAFGKWLFGEGRKNTETFVPELSTLLKEIEKPHHELHLSAIAIKEAYKPVSKKLLEQVTDINAANLEWSSRVRDSLLNRKTKLGVRLDPDHSILGKWLVSESAQLALKNGSDNLKKTINALGQAQKEMYASAILVNDLMAKDTIDSAISLFKNDTSPKIDTLIDLLIELQAEVENEMAGAIEANRIYATQTMPALIEVQKKLNTLRDELKKHVMTDVIMLDAAKKTRLFALSIGLLIVVAGILLAFFISRGIIRSLTDISQIIGTGSSQVNMAALEISSSSQSLADGASTQAAAMEETTSSLEQMSTMTRQNAANSNEADRLMQEASEVLSKADRSMQNLTESMNEISTASGQTQKIVKTIDEIAFQTNLLALNAAVEAARAGEAGAGFAVVAEEVRNLALRAAQAAKNTSQLIEDTVKKVQTGSRQASETSEAFDIAAEASAKIKNIVSEIAKASNEQDQGITQINKALAEIDAITQQNAASAEEAASASTELNAQSDMMKDSVNDLLIMVGAAAHPGT